One Natrinema amylolyticum DNA window includes the following coding sequences:
- a CDS encoding MFS transporter yields the protein MTKWRTLVLATIGFNFSFLIWFSFAPFTGPMADEFGLSVAEIGILASAAIWLAPFGRILTGWLSDRWGAPTVFAIVLTYVGVFSMASAFAQSYAVFFVERLIVATAGITFVIGIQHVSEWFEEEELGTAEGIYAGVGNAGAAGGALVLPRVFTESWSGPIFDTSWRAAFFYTGIVSILLAIVYYTIGEAAKSDAKRQATKSTANLKDWLYTATRYGTVVLALAYVMSFGLELSMNGWLATYYREGFNTENLVLASTFAATFSVAAGLLRPIGGYMSDRLARNETNVLPIFTGRYREQWTFVSLCFIVVAMVGMTLAGMTGRVLLAVAAGFVVGMGCAFAEGAIFAQVPAMFPDSSGSVAGVVGGVGTVGGIAYPLVYAAPMMPSLHTGYSVVAATMIPIVLLCAWVFQPHVAARATDDGFLASSEGPSHAPTDD from the coding sequence ATGACCAAGTGGCGGACCCTCGTGCTGGCGACGATCGGGTTCAACTTCTCGTTCCTGATCTGGTTCTCATTCGCTCCCTTCACGGGGCCGATGGCCGACGAGTTCGGCCTCTCAGTCGCTGAGATCGGGATCCTGGCGAGTGCAGCGATCTGGCTCGCGCCGTTCGGGCGGATCCTGACCGGGTGGCTCTCCGATCGCTGGGGCGCACCGACGGTGTTCGCCATCGTGTTGACCTACGTGGGCGTGTTCTCGATGGCGTCGGCGTTCGCCCAATCGTACGCCGTCTTCTTCGTTGAGCGACTGATCGTCGCGACGGCCGGGATCACCTTCGTCATCGGCATCCAGCACGTCTCCGAGTGGTTCGAGGAGGAAGAGCTGGGCACCGCCGAGGGGATCTACGCCGGCGTCGGAAACGCCGGCGCGGCGGGTGGAGCGCTCGTCCTCCCGCGCGTGTTCACCGAGAGCTGGAGCGGACCGATCTTCGACACGAGCTGGCGGGCGGCCTTCTTTTACACCGGGATCGTCTCGATCCTGCTGGCGATCGTCTACTACACGATCGGTGAAGCCGCTAAGAGCGACGCGAAACGACAGGCGACCAAGTCGACTGCGAACCTCAAGGACTGGCTCTACACTGCTACGCGCTACGGCACCGTGGTGCTCGCACTGGCCTACGTGATGAGCTTCGGTCTCGAGCTCTCGATGAACGGCTGGCTGGCGACCTACTACCGTGAGGGCTTCAACACGGAGAACCTCGTGCTCGCGAGCACGTTCGCCGCGACGTTCTCGGTCGCGGCCGGCCTGCTGCGCCCGATCGGCGGCTACATGAGCGACCGTCTCGCCCGCAACGAGACGAACGTCCTGCCGATCTTCACGGGCCGCTACCGCGAGCAGTGGACGTTCGTCTCGCTGTGTTTCATCGTCGTCGCGATGGTCGGGATGACGCTGGCGGGGATGACCGGCCGAGTGTTGCTGGCCGTCGCGGCCGGCTTCGTCGTCGGCATGGGCTGTGCGTTCGCCGAAGGCGCGATCTTCGCGCAGGTCCCGGCGATGTTCCCCGATAGCTCGGGCAGCGTCGCCGGCGTCGTCGGCGGCGTCGGCACCGTCGGCGGGATCGCCTACCCGCTGGTCTACGCCGCTCCGATGATGCCGAGCCTCCACACCGGCTACTCCGTGGTCGCTGCCACGATGATCCCCATCGTCTTGCTGTGCGCGTGGGTCTTCCAGCCCCACGTCGCGGCTCGCGCGACCGACGACGGCTTCCTCGCCTCGAGCGAGGGGCCGTCTCACGCACCGACCGACGACTGA
- a CDS encoding SDR family NAD(P)-dependent oxidoreductase, translated as MVTNSTAFVTGASQGLGRKIALAFADEGANVALAARSDGIDETADLIDAPDRTLAVETDVTDPESVTDAIDETVATFGGLDCLVNNAGIAGPTAPIEETTDDEWLETLDVNVVGIARVTRAAAPYLRESERGSVVNISSIGGKRPYANRTPYAASKMGVIGLTRALAAEFGDDGVTVNAICPGPVEGDRIRTVFERQAEKQGVSPEEVEDEILESLMIDDLVPPEDVADMAVHLASSDSRHVTGQDINVSSGGAWY; from the coding sequence ATGGTAACTAACTCCACTGCTTTCGTCACGGGAGCGAGCCAGGGCCTTGGCCGCAAAATCGCCCTCGCGTTCGCCGATGAGGGCGCGAACGTCGCCCTCGCGGCCCGGAGCGACGGGATCGACGAGACCGCGGACCTGATCGACGCGCCCGATCGAACGCTGGCCGTCGAGACCGACGTGACCGATCCCGAGTCGGTAACCGACGCGATCGACGAAACGGTCGCGACCTTCGGCGGGCTCGACTGTCTCGTGAACAACGCGGGGATCGCCGGACCCACCGCGCCGATCGAGGAGACGACCGACGACGAGTGGCTCGAGACGCTGGACGTCAACGTCGTCGGCATCGCTCGTGTCACGAGGGCGGCGGCTCCCTACCTCCGCGAGTCGGAGCGAGGGAGCGTCGTCAACATTTCCTCGATCGGCGGCAAGCGACCGTACGCGAATCGGACCCCCTACGCCGCCTCGAAGATGGGCGTGATCGGGCTGACCCGCGCGCTCGCGGCGGAGTTCGGCGACGACGGCGTGACGGTCAACGCGATCTGTCCCGGTCCGGTCGAGGGCGACCGCATTCGCACCGTCTTCGAACGGCAGGCCGAGAAACAGGGCGTTTCCCCCGAGGAAGTCGAGGACGAAATCCTCGAGAGCCTCATGATCGACGACCTGGTCCCGCCCGAGGACGTCGCCGACATGGCCGTCCACCTCGCGAGTTCGGACTCGCGGCACGTCACGGGACAGGACATTAACGTCTCGTCGGGCGGGGCGTGGTACTGA
- a CDS encoding YqjF family protein produces the protein MNAQRTDPFRWTFADESSPKAPHVASMTWRDGLFVHWPVDPDDLRPHVPGQLTLETRDGHAWVSVLPFVLTNVGLRGTPSITRLAFAELNVRTYVRYRGDPGLFFFSIDVGNPLVAATVGRTTRLPVYRARMRVGATEANHVTFESERRETEATGGAPARFAATYRPDGEVFTAEPDTLVHWLTARRRFYAPNADSVLAGEIAHDPWPLQPAAVTIHENAMLEANGLPAPIGDPIVHYADELSMTGSIPRRIEP, from the coding sequence ATGAACGCACAACGTACGGATCCCTTTCGATGGACGTTCGCAGATGAGTCGTCGCCGAAAGCACCGCACGTCGCCTCGATGACCTGGCGTGACGGATTGTTCGTCCACTGGCCAGTCGATCCGGACGACCTTCGCCCGCACGTTCCCGGCCAGTTAACGCTCGAGACGCGGGACGGTCACGCCTGGGTGAGCGTGCTCCCGTTCGTGCTCACGAACGTGGGACTTCGCGGGACGCCATCGATTACGCGACTGGCCTTTGCAGAACTCAACGTCCGGACGTACGTCCGGTATCGGGGCGACCCCGGCCTGTTTTTCTTCAGTATCGATGTCGGGAACCCGCTGGTCGCCGCGACCGTCGGCCGGACGACGAGGTTGCCCGTCTATCGCGCTCGAATGCGGGTCGGCGCCACCGAAGCGAATCACGTGACCTTCGAAAGCGAACGCCGGGAGACGGAGGCGACGGGCGGCGCTCCGGCCAGGTTCGCCGCGACCTACCGCCCCGACGGCGAGGTCTTCACCGCCGAGCCAGACACGCTCGTACACTGGCTCACGGCGCGTCGTCGGTTCTACGCTCCGAACGCTGACAGCGTCCTGGCCGGCGAGATCGCACACGACCCGTGGCCGCTCCAGCCAGCCGCGGTGACGATCCACGAGAACGCGATGCTCGAGGCCAACGGGTTACCGGCGCCGATCGGTGATCCGATCGTCCACTACGCCGACGAACTGTCGATGACGGGTTCGATTCCGCGGCGGATCGAACCCTGA
- a CDS encoding peroxiredoxin, with the protein MPLAAGDDAPTVTAPNQDGEDVSLAFEEPTVLYFYPKDDTPGCTIEANQFQRERETYRDAGVDVYGVSTDDVESHRSFCESEGLEFDLLADPDGEIADAFDVELRDSGVTSRTTFVLADGEVQAVYEGVDPDGHAREVLLDALDDGLVTLPE; encoded by the coding sequence ATGCCACTCGCTGCGGGCGACGACGCGCCGACCGTGACCGCACCGAATCAGGACGGAGAGGACGTCAGCCTCGCGTTCGAGGAGCCGACGGTCCTCTACTTCTATCCGAAAGACGACACGCCCGGCTGTACGATCGAGGCGAACCAGTTCCAGCGCGAGCGCGAGACGTACCGGGATGCCGGCGTCGACGTCTACGGCGTCTCGACCGACGACGTGGAGTCCCACCGGTCCTTTTGCGAGTCGGAGGGCCTCGAGTTCGACCTGCTGGCCGATCCCGACGGGGAGATCGCCGACGCGTTCGACGTCGAACTGCGCGACAGCGGCGTGACCAGCCGAACGACGTTCGTCCTCGCCGACGGCGAGGTACAGGCGGTCTACGAGGGCGTCGATCCGGACGGTCACGCGCGCGAGGTCCTGCTCGACGCCCTCGACGACGGGCTCGTGACCCTTCCCGAGTAG
- a CDS encoding bacteriorhodopsin: MIPELQLYQFAFYAMTVATLCFLVWVARMPAGKRRYYLPVPILCGTLALANFGMSIELFRITTAGGDPIPMTRYADYVIATPIMVFIAGLIAGATRRQLAVATVLSVAWVGSSAVRYLVDPPLNTVAGIVTIVSLVGIVVLMIWPLTKRSGKQSGERVLLYGKLRNLLLLLWVFYLVMGFVSRQGLGLLDAFSGIFVAAYLDILARIGFGVLVLRATDATDQVIAGLRSTDSGDDGSDGVTLERSDESAVDPAD; encoded by the coding sequence ATGATACCCGAACTTCAACTCTACCAGTTCGCGTTCTACGCGATGACGGTAGCGACCCTCTGCTTCCTCGTATGGGTCGCCCGGATGCCAGCGGGAAAACGGCGATACTACCTCCCCGTGCCGATCCTCTGCGGAACGCTCGCACTCGCGAACTTCGGCATGTCGATCGAACTGTTCCGCATCACGACGGCGGGCGGCGATCCGATCCCGATGACCCGGTACGCCGACTACGTGATCGCGACGCCGATCATGGTCTTCATCGCCGGGCTGATTGCCGGCGCGACGAGACGACAACTGGCCGTCGCGACCGTCCTGAGCGTGGCGTGGGTCGGGTCGTCGGCCGTCCGTTATCTCGTCGATCCCCCGTTGAACACCGTCGCTGGGATCGTCACGATCGTCTCTCTCGTGGGGATCGTCGTCCTAATGATCTGGCCGCTCACGAAACGCTCCGGCAAGCAAAGCGGTGAACGAGTCCTCCTCTACGGCAAACTCCGGAACCTGCTGCTCTTGCTCTGGGTGTTCTACCTCGTTATGGGGTTCGTCTCGCGACAGGGGCTGGGACTGCTCGACGCGTTCAGCGGTATCTTCGTCGCCGCGTATCTCGACATTCTCGCCCGGATCGGGTTCGGTGTCTTGGTGTTACGGGCGACCGACGCGACCGATCAGGTGATCGCGGGACTCAGATCGACCGATAGCGGCGACGACGGCTCGGATGGCGTCACCCTCGAGCGGTCCGACGAGTCCGCGGTCGATCCGGCCGACTGA
- the leuS gene encoding leucine--tRNA ligase, giving the protein MSDAGYDHATVERRWQEAWDDADVYRTPDDVDDPTYVLGMYPYPSGKLHMGHVRNYTITDAYARYRRMRGDDVLHPMGWDAFGLPAENAAKERDTNPRDWTFDCIDTMRDQMTAMGFGYDWDREIATCTPDYYQWNQWLFSRFHEEGLVERRDAEVNWCPHCETVLADEQVEGEAELCWRCDTPVEQRELEQWFLKITEYADDLLEAIDDLEGWPNSVRQMQRNWIGRQYGTELDFDIEGYGPVEAFTTRVDTIHGATFFALAPDHPISEELAAEDDEIHEFVHHEADPDGDEPNGVETDLTATNPATGEEIPVYVADFVLSDVGTGALMAVPAHDERDHAFAEKMDIEIRPVIAPEPEGDEEPTAPDVSEGAYTEDGVLINSGEYSGLDSETARERLTEEIDSAEEATQYQLRDWGISRQRYWGTPIPVIHCSDCGPVMVPEEDLPVELPEFINTTGNPLDAAEEWQQTTCPECGADATRETDTMDTFVDSSWYFLRYVSPDLEDAPFDREKANDWMPVDQYVGGIEHAVMHLLYSRFFTKVLADHEGLEHREPFTNLLAQGMVQLEGEKMSKSKGNVVSPQRIVEEYGADTARLFMMQAAQPERDFDWSEEGVQSTYAFLERLQGLIEGYVAEEPDGDDDAIASYVDAEIDATIAIASGEYDDLTFNKALRETQDLVRTLRQYVDYTEPHPETYERGLSAVVRLLSPVAPHIAEELYETLGGDGFVANAEWPTAEVDRDYVAKRRRLVENTREDIRDIVEVAGIEDPTGIDVVIAPEWKYDALDIAIESDADNLIGELMGESHIREQGDAAADYGQDLQAEREALSTTLDPDAEFAALESAAWLIEREFDAPVRVVHADDADDDVLTNAEPGRPAIEIDD; this is encoded by the coding sequence ATGAGCGACGCGGGATACGACCACGCGACGGTCGAACGGCGCTGGCAAGAGGCGTGGGACGACGCGGACGTCTATCGGACGCCCGACGACGTCGACGATCCGACGTACGTCCTCGGAATGTACCCGTATCCGTCCGGGAAGCTCCACATGGGCCACGTCCGTAACTACACAATTACGGACGCGTACGCTCGCTACCGTCGGATGCGCGGCGACGATGTCCTCCACCCGATGGGCTGGGACGCGTTCGGCCTCCCCGCGGAGAACGCGGCCAAAGAGCGCGACACGAACCCTCGCGACTGGACCTTCGACTGCATCGACACGATGCGCGACCAGATGACCGCGATGGGCTTCGGCTACGACTGGGACCGAGAGATAGCCACCTGCACGCCCGACTACTATCAGTGGAACCAGTGGCTCTTCTCCCGGTTCCACGAGGAGGGACTGGTCGAGCGCCGCGACGCCGAGGTCAACTGGTGTCCCCACTGCGAGACCGTCCTCGCCGACGAGCAGGTCGAGGGCGAGGCCGAACTCTGCTGGCGCTGTGACACGCCCGTCGAACAGCGCGAACTCGAGCAGTGGTTCCTGAAGATCACCGAGTACGCCGACGACCTGCTCGAGGCGATCGACGACCTCGAGGGGTGGCCGAACTCGGTGCGACAGATGCAGCGCAACTGGATCGGCCGACAGTACGGGACCGAACTGGACTTCGATATCGAGGGCTACGGCCCGGTCGAGGCCTTCACCACTCGCGTCGACACGATCCACGGCGCGACCTTCTTCGCGCTCGCGCCGGATCACCCGATCAGCGAGGAGTTGGCCGCCGAAGACGACGAGATCCACGAGTTCGTTCACCACGAGGCGGATCCGGACGGCGACGAACCGAACGGCGTCGAGACGGACCTGACCGCGACGAATCCCGCCACCGGCGAGGAGATTCCGGTCTACGTCGCCGACTTCGTCCTCTCGGACGTCGGAACGGGCGCGCTGATGGCCGTGCCGGCCCACGACGAGCGCGACCACGCCTTCGCCGAGAAGATGGACATCGAGATCCGGCCCGTCATTGCCCCCGAGCCCGAGGGCGACGAGGAGCCGACCGCCCCTGACGTGAGCGAAGGGGCTTACACCGAGGACGGCGTCCTGATCAACTCCGGGGAGTACAGCGGGCTGGACAGCGAGACGGCCCGCGAACGGCTCACGGAGGAGATCGATAGCGCCGAGGAAGCCACGCAGTATCAGCTTCGCGACTGGGGGATCTCCCGCCAGCGCTACTGGGGCACGCCGATTCCGGTCATCCACTGTTCGGACTGCGGCCCCGTGATGGTCCCCGAGGAAGACCTGCCGGTCGAACTCCCCGAGTTCATCAACACGACCGGTAACCCGCTGGACGCCGCCGAGGAGTGGCAACAGACCACGTGTCCGGAGTGCGGGGCCGACGCGACCCGCGAGACCGACACGATGGACACCTTCGTCGACTCCTCGTGGTACTTCCTGCGGTACGTCTCGCCCGACCTCGAGGACGCGCCGTTCGACCGCGAGAAGGCGAACGACTGGATGCCGGTCGACCAGTACGTCGGCGGCATCGAACACGCCGTGATGCACCTGCTGTACTCCCGGTTCTTCACGAAGGTGCTGGCCGACCACGAGGGCCTCGAGCACCGAGAGCCCTTCACGAACCTGCTGGCACAGGGGATGGTCCAACTCGAGGGCGAAAAGATGTCCAAGTCCAAGGGGAACGTCGTCTCGCCCCAGCGGATCGTCGAGGAGTACGGGGCCGACACCGCGCGCCTGTTCATGATGCAGGCCGCCCAGCCCGAACGCGACTTCGACTGGAGCGAGGAGGGTGTCCAATCGACGTACGCCTTCCTCGAGCGGCTGCAGGGGCTGATTGAGGGATACGTCGCCGAGGAACCCGACGGCGACGACGACGCCATCGCGAGCTACGTCGACGCGGAGATCGACGCGACGATCGCCATCGCCAGCGGCGAGTACGACGATCTGACGTTCAACAAGGCGCTGCGCGAAACGCAGGACCTCGTCCGAACGCTGCGGCAGTACGTCGACTATACCGAACCCCACCCCGAGACGTACGAGCGGGGGCTCTCCGCGGTCGTCCGCCTGCTCTCGCCGGTTGCGCCCCACATCGCCGAGGAGCTGTACGAAACGCTGGGCGGCGACGGGTTCGTCGCGAACGCCGAGTGGCCGACCGCCGAGGTCGACCGCGACTACGTCGCCAAGCGCCGCCGACTGGTCGAAAACACTCGCGAGGACATCCGCGACATCGTCGAGGTCGCTGGGATCGAAGACCCCACCGGGATCGACGTCGTCATCGCGCCCGAGTGGAAGTACGACGCCCTCGATATCGCGATCGAGAGCGACGCCGACAACCTGATCGGCGAACTCATGGGCGAGTCACACATCCGCGAGCAGGGCGACGCCGCGGCCGATTACGGCCAGGACCTGCAGGCCGAACGGGAGGCGCTCTCGACGACCCTCGATCCGGACGCGGAGTTCGCGGCCCTCGAGTCCGCAGCGTGGCTGATCGAGCGCGAGTTCGACGCGCCGGTTCGCGTCGTTCACGCCGACGACGCCGACGACGACGTCCTCACGAACGCGGAACCCGGCCGACCGGCGATCGAAATCGACGACTGA
- the pheA gene encoding prephenate dehydratase has translation MAAVTLGPEGTYSHRATSAIADDDEIDFRQSVTAIVDAVASGEYDRGVIPIENSIEGSVTESLDAVADYDVAVVREIVTPIRHALLAQGPEFDTVASHSQALAQCRTYLEREYPDATVEAVASTAQGVEFARDDPSVAGIGHPALGGDDLSVLAEDIQDQDSNATRFFAIAPAAERSKGGGKSSLVVYPSANYPGLLLKLLEPFADRDINLTRVESRPSGQRLGDYVFHIDFEAGLYESRTAEAIEELEDLAEDGWVRRLGSYDTEHVVE, from the coding sequence ATGGCTGCAGTCACGCTCGGACCCGAGGGGACCTACTCTCACAGAGCGACGAGTGCGATCGCCGACGACGACGAGATCGACTTCCGACAGTCGGTGACCGCGATCGTCGACGCCGTCGCGAGCGGCGAGTACGACCGCGGTGTGATCCCGATCGAGAACAGTATCGAGGGCTCCGTGACGGAGAGTCTCGACGCCGTCGCCGACTACGACGTCGCCGTCGTCCGCGAAATCGTCACCCCGATCAGACACGCCTTGCTCGCACAGGGTCCGGAGTTCGACACCGTCGCCAGCCACTCCCAGGCGTTGGCCCAGTGTCGGACCTACCTCGAGCGGGAGTACCCCGACGCCACCGTCGAGGCCGTCGCGAGCACGGCACAGGGCGTCGAGTTCGCCCGCGACGATCCCTCGGTGGCGGGCATCGGTCATCCGGCTCTCGGCGGCGACGACCTCTCGGTGCTCGCCGAGGACATTCAGGATCAGGACTCGAACGCGACGCGCTTCTTCGCGATCGCACCCGCCGCGGAGCGCTCGAAGGGCGGCGGCAAGTCCTCGCTGGTGGTCTACCCGAGCGCGAACTACCCCGGCCTGTTGCTCAAATTGCTCGAGCCGTTCGCGGACCGGGACATCAACCTGACCCGCGTCGAGTCGCGGCCGAGCGGCCAGCGACTGGGCGACTACGTCTTCCACATCGACTTCGAGGCCGGACTGTACGAGTCGCGAACGGCGGAAGCGATCGAAGAACTCGAAGACCTCGCCGAGGACGGCTGGGTCCGCCGGCTCGGCTCGTACGATACCGAGCACGTCGTCGAGTAG
- a CDS encoding Hsp20/alpha crystallin family protein has protein sequence MRGNPFDEIEEMLDRVSRQVEEGMTAGGLQVPGSVPVDVADTDEEYIVTADLPGYETDDIELTLSDGTLRLEANRTDDEAYAEGTYLRRERTETSASRRIRLPEPVDEESVAAGFENGVLTVRLPKVSGGEDSKQIDIE, from the coding sequence ATGCGAGGAAACCCGTTCGACGAAATCGAGGAGATGCTCGACCGCGTCAGCCGGCAGGTCGAGGAAGGCATGACCGCCGGCGGGCTGCAAGTACCGGGCTCGGTGCCGGTCGACGTCGCCGATACGGACGAAGAGTATATCGTCACGGCCGACCTGCCCGGCTACGAGACCGACGACATCGAGTTGACCCTCTCGGACGGCACGCTCCGCCTCGAGGCCAATCGGACGGACGACGAGGCCTACGCTGAGGGAACGTATCTCCGGCGCGAGCGGACCGAAACGTCGGCGAGTCGTCGGATTCGGCTGCCGGAGCCGGTCGACGAGGAGTCGGTGGCCGCCGGCTTCGAGAACGGCGTGCTGACGGTCCGACTGCCGAAGGTGTCGGGCGGCGAAGATTCGAAACAGATCGACATCGAGTAG
- a CDS encoding methyl-accepting chemotaxis protein: MALEDKFPDRFRETYSVKIGLIFLLVIVLTIAVSALFFGHVSGTVGPAAEEHFSDRTDDRSDVAAAWLETTAETTDGLTADATVRTGTSDEISDRLATVQSAREDRIAEIHYLDGDGDVLASSADAAVGENVFETAGVQGATDGPSATHEAITSDESVFSFVSSVEGDDERYVAVSASTAAFASVLETEGESRRTVVTNADGETIAAVGQVASVGDETVLAAVSPSDDGVSTGVPEGSETEFAATAATIDAGGESLTVTTYETAAAVYGPQQTATSSLLAVLLLFVLHLGLVGVVLGGNISLYLRRLANKAERMGDGDLSVDLETDRVDEVGSLYASFASMRDSLRETLVDLEDQRERAREAQERTEKRNRELEAEAERYSEVMAACADGDLEKRLEPETDHEAMVSIAEAFNEMIADLETAVAQVKTISAEVARTSTEVQTSSDEIRRASQEVSTSVQEISDGSSKQAEDLSVATTEVKEMSATVEEVAAATSNIAEQSSQVDELASDGQQAATETTAEMHAASDRTEAVAETIRTLDEEAEQIQEIVELIDEIAGQTNMLALNAAIESARSESASSESDGFQAVADEVKELAEQTQTAVEDVEIMIESIQQRATESATQIEEAESTIGSATERVDSLSTKLDRIATEIEQVTSGVQEIDQATDEQASSAEELATIVQDVASVANETTSQAEQVAAAAEETTATITDVSAEATRLDERAADLADAVDEFTVSSSPAGSTVAPAGQGGESQ, from the coding sequence ATGGCACTCGAGGACAAGTTCCCCGATCGGTTCAGAGAAACGTACAGTGTAAAGATCGGCCTGATTTTCCTGTTGGTCATCGTGCTGACGATCGCCGTCTCGGCGCTCTTTTTCGGTCACGTCTCCGGCACGGTCGGCCCGGCGGCGGAAGAGCACTTCAGCGATCGAACCGACGACCGCAGTGACGTCGCGGCGGCCTGGCTCGAGACCACTGCCGAAACGACGGACGGGCTCACCGCGGACGCGACCGTCCGAACGGGAACGTCCGACGAGATCAGTGACCGACTCGCGACGGTACAGTCCGCCCGCGAGGATCGAATCGCGGAGATTCACTATCTCGACGGCGACGGCGACGTCCTCGCGAGCAGTGCGGACGCTGCCGTCGGGGAGAACGTCTTCGAGACGGCCGGCGTACAGGGTGCCACCGACGGACCCAGCGCCACTCACGAGGCGATAACGAGCGACGAGTCCGTGTTCTCGTTCGTCTCGAGCGTCGAGGGCGACGACGAACGGTACGTGGCCGTCTCCGCCTCGACCGCCGCGTTCGCATCGGTCCTCGAGACCGAAGGCGAGTCGCGTCGCACGGTCGTCACGAACGCCGACGGCGAGACGATCGCGGCGGTCGGTCAGGTGGCGTCGGTCGGTGACGAGACGGTGCTCGCCGCGGTCTCACCGAGCGACGACGGCGTCTCGACCGGCGTCCCCGAGGGCTCCGAGACGGAGTTCGCGGCGACGGCGGCGACGATCGATGCCGGCGGCGAATCGCTGACGGTGACGACCTACGAGACGGCAGCGGCCGTCTACGGACCACAACAAACGGCGACGTCGTCGCTACTCGCAGTCCTCTTGCTCTTCGTCCTCCATCTCGGACTCGTCGGGGTCGTCCTCGGCGGCAACATTTCGCTGTATCTCCGCCGGCTCGCGAACAAGGCCGAACGGATGGGCGACGGCGACCTTTCGGTCGACCTCGAGACCGATCGGGTCGACGAGGTCGGGAGCCTCTACGCTTCGTTCGCGTCGATGCGGGACTCGTTGCGGGAGACGCTCGTCGATCTCGAAGACCAGCGCGAACGCGCCCGCGAGGCTCAGGAACGGACCGAAAAGCGCAACCGCGAACTCGAGGCCGAGGCCGAACGCTACAGCGAGGTCATGGCAGCGTGTGCCGACGGCGACCTCGAGAAGCGCTTGGAGCCCGAAACGGACCACGAGGCGATGGTGTCGATCGCCGAGGCGTTCAACGAGATGATCGCCGATCTGGAGACCGCGGTCGCACAGGTCAAGACGATCTCGGCGGAGGTCGCCAGGACGAGTACCGAGGTCCAGACCAGTTCCGACGAGATCCGACGGGCCAGCCAGGAGGTCAGCACGTCGGTCCAGGAGATCTCGGACGGATCCTCGAAGCAGGCCGAGGACCTGTCGGTGGCGACAACCGAGGTCAAGGAGATGTCCGCGACCGTCGAAGAGGTCGCCGCCGCGACGAGTAACATCGCCGAGCAGTCGAGCCAGGTCGACGAACTGGCATCGGACGGTCAGCAGGCGGCGACGGAGACGACCGCGGAGATGCACGCGGCCAGCGACCGGACGGAAGCCGTCGCGGAGACGATCCGAACGCTGGACGAGGAGGCCGAACAGATCCAGGAGATCGTCGAGTTGATCGACGAGATTGCCGGCCAGACCAACATGCTCGCGTTGAACGCGGCCATCGAGTCCGCGCGATCGGAGAGCGCCTCGAGCGAGAGCGACGGGTTCCAAGCCGTCGCCGACGAGGTCAAGGAACTCGCAGAGCAGACCCAGACGGCGGTCGAGGATGTCGAAATCATGATCGAATCGATACAACAGCGAGCGACCGAGAGTGCGACGCAGATCGAGGAAGCCGAGTCGACGATCGGGTCGGCGACTGAACGAGTGGACTCGCTCTCGACCAAACTCGACCGGATCGCGACGGAGATCGAACAGGTGACGTCCGGCGTCCAAGAGATCGACCAGGCGACGGACGAACAGGCCAGCTCCGCCGAAGAGCTGGCGACGATCGTCCAGGACGTCGCGAGCGTCGCGAACGAAACGACGTCGCAGGCCGAGCAGGTCGCGGCGGCCGCCGAGGAGACGACCGCGACGATTACCGACGTCTCCGCCGAGGCGACGCGACTAGACGAGCGGGCCGCGGATCTCGCCGACGCCGTCGACGAGTTCACCGTCTCGTCGTCGCCGGCCGGTTCGACCGTGGCCCCGGCGGGACAGGGAGGTGAGTCGCAATGA